In a genomic window of Halorussus salilacus:
- a CDS encoding glycosyltransferase family 4 protein encodes MGNDSQAGPTEDGRKVTDRMHVLGLTNMRVDEMREPFEELGRRGTLVTIDPDDGVRAYLSAFTTGSRCIERRGSDAVLTYNGSGLLGVVGALLGRYHGVPFLIRQNGDIFRQHREAAVDLVREREWKRFATHLPFALLTRAVFHDADGFVPVADALAGTVHRQTGCPTERIASVPNPVDLETYAPSEAGGHGRDADEGQLLLTVTNLNFQGKYEGVRRLIDGIVPLLRERPDVEYVVAGDGRYYGRLQRYLDDGVDGDVRDRIRTPGYVDEVAKLYRCADVFLYASFIDGYPNVILEAQATGLPIVTNPAYGIVEQIDDGETGVFVDPNESDELARTVSSLLDDPAERDRIGRNARERVATTNDAESVAPLLYDAVRSVVAERRTQPTADEPVPVGGDAPTAPRRPGGGADDG; translated from the coding sequence ATGGGTAACGACTCACAGGCGGGACCGACGGAGGACGGACGGAAAGTCACAGACCGGATGCACGTACTCGGGCTCACGAACATGCGGGTCGACGAGATGCGAGAACCGTTCGAGGAGTTAGGCCGTCGCGGGACTCTCGTGACTATCGACCCTGACGACGGGGTTCGGGCCTACCTGTCGGCGTTCACGACCGGGTCACGGTGTATCGAGCGACGCGGCTCGGACGCAGTTCTCACCTACAACGGGTCGGGACTCCTCGGCGTCGTCGGCGCGTTACTCGGCAGGTATCACGGGGTTCCATTCCTGATACGGCAGAACGGGGATATCTTCAGACAGCATCGAGAGGCGGCGGTCGACCTCGTTCGAGAGCGCGAGTGGAAGCGGTTCGCGACCCACCTTCCGTTTGCGTTGCTGACTCGGGCGGTCTTCCACGACGCAGACGGGTTCGTCCCGGTCGCCGACGCGCTCGCGGGGACTGTTCACCGCCAGACTGGGTGCCCGACAGAGCGAATCGCGTCCGTTCCGAACCCGGTCGACCTCGAGACGTACGCCCCATCGGAGGCGGGAGGCCACGGCCGGGACGCCGACGAAGGGCAACTGCTGTTGACCGTGACGAACCTGAACTTTCAGGGGAAGTACGAGGGGGTCAGGCGACTGATCGACGGAATCGTCCCGTTGCTCCGGGAGCGTCCAGACGTGGAATACGTCGTCGCGGGTGACGGGAGGTACTACGGCCGTCTACAGCGGTATCTCGACGATGGCGTGGACGGCGATGTGCGGGACCGAATCCGAACGCCGGGATACGTCGACGAGGTGGCGAAACTATATCGGTGTGCCGACGTGTTCCTCTACGCCTCGTTCATCGACGGCTATCCGAACGTGATTCTGGAGGCCCAGGCGACCGGACTCCCCATCGTTACGAACCCCGCGTACGGCATCGTCGAGCAGATAGACGACGGCGAGACCGGGGTTTTTGTCGACCCGAACGAGTCGGACGAACTCGCACGAACGGTCTCATCGCTGTTGGACGACCCGGCAGAGCGCGACCGAATCGGGAGGAACGCCCGCGAGCGGGTAGCAACGACGAACGATGCGGAATCGGTCGCGCCCCTACTCTACGACGCGGTTCGAAGCGTCGTCGCGGAACGGCGGACCCAACCGACGGCCGACGAACCCGTTCCGGTCGGCGGCGACGCGCCGACGGCCCCTCGGCGGCCGGGGGGTGGCGCGGATGACGGATAG